The following proteins are co-located in the Brevibacillus laterosporus DSM 25 genome:
- a CDS encoding ABC transporter permease yields the protein MNKGFFFWKTLRLVVSLLLFSFLLYELLSFSTGDPALGVLRKLGVQHVSQEAIEEMRTRLGIDGNFLDQYFRWLLNSLKGDFGDSFMTNTPVLQIIAEKAAVTLKLIGISLVICIVFSLSLGGMIGNFPALKWLRQLLSVILSFPIYWIAILAIFIFGVQLKWFPFVGSSSGRHLILPIFVICFSEGCYLSKMVSDLIVSSATSEQQIIAKFRGIKWYYRFYYQLKELFVPLISLYGNSLINLFGGTVIVEIIFSISGLGKLLMDAISTRDYPVIQGITLIIACVIFLLNYFVDLLIQKIDMRIQLDQGGE from the coding sequence ATGAATAAAGGGTTTTTTTTCTGGAAAACTCTACGTTTAGTCGTGAGTCTGCTGCTTTTTTCCTTTTTGCTGTACGAGCTTCTCTCCTTTTCGACAGGCGATCCAGCATTAGGTGTTCTCCGAAAGCTGGGGGTCCAACACGTATCCCAAGAAGCAATTGAAGAAATGAGAACAAGGCTAGGGATCGACGGGAACTTTTTGGATCAGTACTTTCGCTGGCTGCTTAATAGTTTAAAGGGGGATTTTGGAGATTCCTTTATGACAAATACACCGGTTTTGCAGATCATTGCAGAAAAAGCTGCGGTCACTTTGAAATTGATCGGAATCTCCCTTGTTATTTGTATTGTTTTTTCTCTAAGTTTGGGAGGCATGATCGGGAATTTTCCTGCTTTGAAATGGCTGAGACAGCTTCTTTCTGTAATTTTGTCGTTTCCTATTTATTGGATCGCTATATTGGCTATCTTTATTTTTGGAGTCCAGCTAAAATGGTTCCCTTTTGTAGGCAGTAGTTCTGGCAGGCATCTCATCTTACCGATATTCGTTATCTGCTTTTCTGAGGGATGTTATCTATCCAAAATGGTAAGTGATTTAATTGTATCTTCAGCAACCAGCGAGCAGCAGATTATTGCCAAGTTTAGGGGGATCAAGTGGTATTATCGGTTTTATTATCAATTGAAGGAATTGTTCGTACCACTGATTTCTCTTTACGGCAATAGCCTAATAAATCTTTTCGGAGGGACGGTTATCGTCGAGATCATATTCAGTATTTCTGGCTTAGGAAAGCTTTTGATGGATGCCATCTCCACGAGAGATTATCCAGTTATTCAAGGAATCACCTTGATCATTGCTTGCGTTATCTTTTTATTGAATTATTTCGTCGATTTATTGATCCAAAAAATTGATATGAGAATACAACTCGATCAAGGGGGAGAATGA
- a CDS encoding ABC transporter substrate-binding protein, with product MKKMFGIVISMLAAISLVGCSSNNQDASKKDEKATVNIAISNESNAQQLDATSYDADIALYGAVYEPLVEYGEKGAYKPGLAESWEISEDGKKYVFHLKKDVKFSDGSDVNAEAVKFTIDRAKAKNETSDLQTLTNLKKIEVIDDATVAMHFSKISNQVLAELCQTRPLRIMSPHSVEGEKVDGAFKEAIGTGAFTVKEISAEQVLMEPNPYYNHGNPVNYQVNFKTIEDGNSRTLALKSGEVDVVGGTLGSITDSDINSLKKDKSYNVHKFEGTMSHFLAFNPDNQVLTSTIRKGIELAVNKSTLSDKKLVGLFQENVKYVSTDNQENIPYDLNKARSMFESEGYVENAEGYYEKANNVLAFDLVIQTTEFPEWKEQAEIIESDLKKAGVKVNINIFDSESYYDVLWNTKKYDMIFYRTYTDALLPYNFLNSLYHNTAEGHGVLANDAKLTNLLDDFAVTIQEKKQQQIFGNIFKRISEETLAIPIDYKDEKFVTSSKISEFHYSGLSDAPIDFKKLVVK from the coding sequence ATGAAAAAAATGTTCGGGATTGTAATTTCTATGCTGGCTGCCATTTCTCTTGTGGGCTGCTCTTCTAATAATCAGGATGCATCAAAAAAAGATGAGAAGGCGACAGTAAATATCGCTATTTCAAACGAGTCAAATGCTCAGCAACTAGATGCCACTTCTTATGATGCAGATATAGCTCTATATGGAGCAGTTTATGAGCCTTTAGTCGAATATGGCGAAAAAGGAGCCTACAAGCCTGGTCTAGCTGAGTCTTGGGAAATATCAGAGGACGGGAAAAAATATGTATTTCATCTAAAAAAGGATGTCAAATTTTCTGACGGCAGCGATGTAAATGCGGAGGCTGTGAAATTTACTATTGATCGAGCAAAAGCAAAGAATGAGACAAGTGATTTACAGACTCTGACAAATTTGAAAAAAATAGAAGTGATCGATGATGCGACAGTTGCAATGCATTTTTCAAAAATTTCCAATCAAGTATTAGCTGAGCTGTGTCAGACTCGTCCATTAAGAATCATGAGTCCGCATTCTGTTGAGGGTGAAAAAGTTGATGGAGCATTCAAAGAGGCAATTGGTACTGGGGCCTTTACTGTGAAGGAAATCTCTGCCGAGCAAGTGCTGATGGAGCCAAATCCATACTATAATCATGGAAATCCAGTGAATTATCAGGTGAATTTCAAGACGATCGAAGATGGAAACTCACGTACTTTAGCGCTTAAAAGCGGCGAGGTCGACGTTGTCGGAGGAACATTAGGCAGTATCACGGATAGTGACATCAATTCATTGAAAAAGGATAAATCTTATAATGTACATAAATTTGAAGGAACGATGTCGCATTTTCTAGCCTTCAATCCTGATAATCAAGTATTGACTTCCACTATCCGTAAAGGGATCGAATTGGCCGTCAACAAGTCTACATTATCGGATAAAAAGCTGGTTGGCTTATTCCAGGAGAACGTTAAATATGTTTCTACGGATAATCAAGAGAACATTCCGTATGATCTTAACAAAGCTAGAAGTATGTTTGAATCAGAGGGCTACGTAGAAAATGCAGAGGGTTATTATGAAAAAGCAAACAATGTGCTTGCCTTTGATCTAGTTATCCAAACAACAGAATTTCCCGAATGGAAAGAACAGGCGGAAATTATTGAAAGCGATTTGAAAAAAGCTGGGGTAAAAGTAAATATCAATATCTTTGATAGTGAAAGCTACTATGATGTTTTATGGAACACGAAAAAGTATGACATGATTTTTTATCGTACCTATACTGATGCACTGCTACCTTATAATTTCTTGAACTCACTTTATCATAATACTGCTGAGGGACATGGAGTTCTTGCAAATGACGCCAAATTGACGAATCTACTAGATGATTTTGCAGTTACAATCCAAGAAAAAAAACAGCAACAGATATTCGGCAATATTTTTAAACGTATTTCTGAAGAAACACTTGCTATTCCAATCGATTACAAAGATGAAAAATTTGTTACTTCAAGCAAAATTTCAGAATTCCATTATTCTGGCTTATCCGATGCACCAATCGATTTTAAAAAACTTGTGGTGAAATAA
- a CDS encoding ATP-binding cassette domain-containing protein, with the protein MIDLSNCSVYFKGQALLKSISLSVSKGDFFCLIGESGGGKTLLGKTILGFLPKEFRVSGSIQSDREKMEIILQNPIGSMQSNVPVETQFHHLLKSRGMKNREEREKEMLQVLSWVGFSDRSSLLAKRPFQLSGGMCQKVALAMALVSDPEIIIADEATSALDEQSQETILNLLRGIYEKKQITIFFITHDLTIVKKYSTHVGIIKDGRLIEAGPTNQVLSKPKEKYTKELIEIFEGKY; encoded by the coding sequence ATGATTGATCTATCCAATTGTTCTGTCTATTTCAAAGGACAAGCACTGCTAAAATCGATCTCACTGTCGGTTTCTAAAGGCGATTTCTTTTGCCTGATCGGTGAAAGCGGGGGTGGGAAAACCTTACTGGGCAAAACGATATTGGGCTTTTTGCCGAAAGAATTTCGTGTCAGCGGCTCCATTCAAAGTGATCGGGAAAAGATGGAGATAATCCTACAGAATCCAATTGGGAGCATGCAAAGCAATGTTCCCGTGGAAACTCAATTTCATCATCTCTTAAAATCCAGAGGTATGAAAAATAGAGAAGAGCGTGAAAAGGAAATGCTTCAAGTTCTAAGCTGGGTAGGTTTTTCCGATCGTTCTAGTTTGCTTGCCAAACGTCCTTTTCAGTTGAGCGGAGGAATGTGCCAGAAAGTGGCACTGGCAATGGCTCTCGTTTCTGATCCGGAGATCATCATTGCTGATGAAGCCACCAGTGCTTTGGATGAACAAAGCCAGGAAACGATTCTAAATCTTCTGCGGGGAATTTACGAGAAAAAGCAAATAACCATCTTTTTTATTACCCACGACTTAACGATCGTGAAGAAATATAGTACGCACGTGGGTATCATAAAAGATGGACGATTGATCGAAGCTGGACCAACAAATCAAGTCCTCAGTAAGCCGAAAGAAAAGTATACAAAGGAGTTAATCGAGATCTTTGAAGGAAAATACTAG
- a CDS encoding ABC transporter permease — translation MKKYIVVFFACCVVLALIFIQLKDPYAIEKSNSLQGMSWSHWFGTDYLGRDLFSRTFYGSFYSLLLAICSLFGVVLVSLILGGISGLVGGLVDSSITTFADIMISIPSLILTLVFTGFFSNSIFTVMAALIISWSGKYIRYIRNLILNIRKEEFIRLAPLRGSYGKHTLFYHIIPNIFAELLSLFLTDIGKIILSISGLSFLGIGVQPPTPELGTILFDGKAYFFVAPWIFIFPGIILSAIVLITQFISSKIRKRWGIAYD, via the coding sequence ATGAAGAAGTATATCGTTGTTTTTTTCGCTTGTTGCGTTGTTCTTGCCCTTATCTTCATTCAATTAAAAGACCCTTATGCTATCGAGAAGAGCAATAGTTTGCAAGGGATGAGCTGGAGCCATTGGTTTGGGACAGATTATTTGGGAAGAGATTTATTTAGTCGAACTTTTTATGGCAGCTTCTATTCTTTGCTGCTGGCCATTTGTTCTTTGTTCGGAGTCGTTTTGGTCAGCTTGATACTAGGTGGGATATCAGGTCTTGTTGGTGGGCTGGTCGATTCCAGTATAACGACCTTTGCGGATATTATGATCAGTATCCCATCATTGATTTTGACGCTGGTTTTTACAGGATTCTTTTCAAATTCGATTTTTACTGTAATGGCTGCGCTAATCATAAGTTGGTCAGGCAAGTACATCCGCTATATCCGAAACTTAATTCTGAATATCCGCAAAGAAGAATTCATCCGTTTGGCTCCTTTGAGGGGATCGTATGGAAAGCATACATTGTTTTACCATATCATTCCTAATATTTTTGCAGAATTACTTTCCTTATTTCTAACCGATATCGGCAAAATCATTTTGAGTATCTCTGGACTGTCTTTCTTAGGCATAGGTGTACAGCCGCCAACACCAGAACTAGGAACGATCCTTTTTGATGGAAAAGCCTACTTCTTCGTAGCGCCATGGATATTTATTTTTCCAGGAATCATTTTGAGTGCGATCGTGCTCATAACTCAATTCATCAGCAGCAAAATCAGGAAACGGTGGGGAATAGCCTATGATTGA
- a CDS encoding CPBP family intramembrane glutamic endopeptidase, translated as MNNFLKWEPKESDIPFYNGTPVELTQKNWLLTFGALICGFLFLTTISLTKWLAVILFPLVLFCGWRTAAGRQAYALFRKITLRDLGMVLVFLPVSVIGSGLLAVVVNLFFPVSDNPMITASADVARTAASSAVSELLINNGVHNLLQLFGEELLAILPFIAVMQFFYKKAKFSRKKAMLVALLVSSILFGLLHLSTYEWNLVQVIVVIGFVRIIHTLAYIVTRNLWVSFIVHFLHDMIGFLLVFLVV; from the coding sequence ATGAATAATTTTTTAAAATGGGAGCCCAAAGAATCTGATATTCCCTTTTATAATGGCACACCAGTTGAATTGACACAAAAAAATTGGTTGTTGACGTTTGGAGCATTAATCTGCGGTTTTTTATTTTTAACAACAATCAGCCTAACAAAATGGTTGGCAGTTATTTTATTTCCGCTGGTTTTATTTTGTGGATGGAGAACGGCAGCAGGACGCCAAGCATATGCTCTTTTTAGAAAGATAACTTTGAGAGATTTAGGAATGGTACTAGTTTTTCTACCTGTATCTGTAATTGGTTCCGGACTTTTAGCAGTTGTCGTAAATCTATTCTTTCCAGTGAGTGATAATCCGATGATTACGGCAAGTGCTGATGTAGCTAGAACAGCAGCTTCATCAGCAGTCTCAGAATTATTGATTAATAACGGCGTTCACAATTTATTGCAGTTGTTTGGGGAAGAACTTCTTGCGATTTTACCATTTATTGCTGTAATGCAATTTTTCTATAAAAAAGCAAAATTTAGTCGTAAGAAGGCCATGCTCGTTGCCTTGCTAGTATCATCTATTTTATTTGGATTATTACATCTCTCAACGTATGAGTGGAATTTAGTTCAAGTAATTGTTGTTATTGGGTTCGTACGTATTATTCATACTCTTGCGTATATTGTAACGCGAAATTTGTGGGTATCGTTTATTGTCCACTTCTTGCACGATATGATTGGATTCTTATTGGTATTTTTGGTTGTATAA
- a CDS encoding class I SAM-dependent methyltransferase produces MVQEYDNWWQKGNTGDQEMEDSHQEGWKKVIELIDIDDVKNRDVLDFGCNQGGFLRTLYDTTPFYSACGIDLAKKAIGVAKERVDGYPIEYFQTGDAASLERKFHTVISTSVLYLIENIDEHFRMISSVLNDGGVYYASFADQSKNPSFDYMKEKIDQFGATKMQNKTLSEVVDSLIQNGFSVELLKEYTEPVYSVTTNYKEFYLSVDDYILSCENSYLIKARKTGSNA; encoded by the coding sequence TTGGTACAGGAATACGATAATTGGTGGCAAAAAGGGAATACTGGCGATCAGGAGATGGAAGACAGTCACCAAGAAGGATGGAAAAAGGTAATTGAGCTTATTGACATCGATGATGTGAAAAACCGAGATGTTTTGGATTTCGGTTGCAATCAGGGTGGATTTTTAAGGACATTGTATGATACCACGCCCTTTTATAGCGCTTGCGGGATTGATTTAGCTAAAAAAGCGATTGGGGTTGCAAAAGAACGTGTCGATGGGTATCCGATCGAATATTTTCAAACGGGAGATGCTGCTTCATTAGAAAGAAAGTTTCATACGGTGATCAGCACCTCAGTACTATATCTGATTGAAAATATAGATGAACATTTCCGCATGATTTCGAGTGTATTAAATGATGGCGGAGTCTATTATGCTTCTTTTGCTGATCAATCGAAAAATCCTAGCTTCGATTATATGAAAGAAAAGATAGATCAATTTGGAGCAACAAAAATGCAGAACAAGACGCTTTCTGAGGTAGTGGATAGTCTGATCCAAAATGGATTTTCAGTCGAGCTGCTTAAAGAATACACTGAACCTGTATATAGTGTGACGACCAATTATAAAGAATTCTATCTATCGGTTGATGATTATATTTTATCTTGTGAAAATTCTTATCTAATCAAAGCAAGGAAAACAGGAAGTAACGCTTAA